A region of the bacterium genome:
GGCCGCCGTAGACGATGGCGGCGATCTCCTCCTTGGCGCCGCCGCAGAACTCGAGCAGCTCTTTGCCGGAAACACCGACCGGCGCTAAAACGTTCTGCGGTTTTGCCACTGCGCCGCCGGAGACGGTCACGATACGACGGACCAGGGGCAGTTTGAACTGCACCGCTTCGTAGAGCGCGGCCGCTGTGGCCACGTTCTGTACCAGCACGCCCACATGGGCCGGAAGTTTTCCCAGGGGAATGATGCGGTTCAGCACCGCGTGCACCAGCTGTTTTTCTGCGCCCTGCGGATATTTGGTTTTAGCCAGCACCACGGAAAGATTGGGAAAATCAGCGACGACCGCCGCGAGTTTTTTCGCTGCCGCGGATTTATTATCCTCCAGAGCGATGATGCCCTTTTTGGCAGAAACCGCTTTAAGCATCAGCAAAAGGCCATATACCACTTTGTGCGGAAAGTTTTGCATCAGGCAGTCATCCGCGGTCAAATACGGCTCGCACTCCGCCCCATTGAGGATCACGGTTTCCACGCTGGTCTCTTTCGGCGGCGAAAGCTTGACGTGGGTGGGAAAAGCAGCGCCGCCCATGCCCACCAGGCCCGCTTCTTTAACACACGCCAGAATGTCCTCGCTGGTCAGATGCGCCAGGTCCGGGGCCGGCGATTCGGCACAGAAATCCAATAACGGCGGCTGATCGGGGGTCACGGTGATCTGGACCGCATCGCCGAGACTTCCGAGCAGATCTCGATGGCTGATGGACTTGATCTTGCCGGCCAGCGGCGTATGCACGCTGACGCTGACAAAACCGGCCGGCTCTGCGATCTTTTGCAAAGCCTGAACCTCCGCCCGTGCTTCCACGATCACCTTCGAGGGCGCGCCCAGATGCTGGTTCAACGGAATGAGCAGCTCTTGCGGATTAGGAAAAATGCTGTATCGGCTGGAATCGACCAGGTCTTTTCGTTCTGGCGGATGAATTCCACCTTTGGAAAACGTCACTTTTTTCAGAGCAGGCATCATAGGTTATTTTTCCACCTCCACGGCTTGCGCTGTTTTCATTTTAAAGGCGCTGCGGTCGCGGTCTGGGATCAGCGCCCGAATGGTGTTCTGCGGACACACGGCGACGCATTCGCCGCAGCTGGTGCATAGATGATAATCGATCTTGACCAGGTTGTCGTCCTCGGAAATGGCGCCGTGCGGACACGTCTTGATGCATTTTTTGCACACGATGCAGCCGACTTGACAGTACTCTTTCACCAGCGGCGCCCGGTCATGCGAACGGCAGGCGATCACGACATCCTTGCTTGCCGGCACCAGCGAAATGATCTTACGCGGGCAGACGTCCACGCATTTGCCACAGCCGATGCAGCGGCTGCGGATGACCTCGACAATGCGGTCTTTTTTCACGATAGCCGTGCTGGGACAGACGGAGATGCAGGTGCCCAGACCGATGCAGCCGTATGGGCACATCTTTTCCACTCCACCAATCAATTGCGCGGCGCGGCAATCATTGATGCCGTAATATGTGCCGACAAACTTGGCGGCGGAAGCATCACCGTTGCAATGAATGACCGCCACCATGGATTCCAGGTCAGTCAGCGAAGCACCGAGCAGCCTGCTGATCTGCGCCATGTTTTCAGAACTGGTCACCGGACATTTGCTCTTCGCCTGACCGGAGATCAATGCATCGGCATAAGCCCGGCAACCCGGATAGCCGCAGGCGCCGCAATTGCTGTTCGCCAGCAAGGTTGTTACCAGGTCGATCCGCGGGTCTTCCTGCGTATAAAAGACTCGAGCGGCAAAATATAAAACGCCGGCACTGAACAACCCCAAACCTCCCATCACGGCGGTTGAGATCAACACAGGATTCATTCTTCTCGGCTCCTTGACATAATACGTATGTTTTCCACACCACCCATTTTTTTACGCGTAAACGTGATACACCGGATCAACAGCGGGATTGAAAAAAAAATGGCCAGCAACGAACCCAGATCAGGATCCTGCAGGCCCCAGAATGCTGCGAGCACTCTGCCTAAAAGGGCGAAAAGGAACAAGATGACAGCCGGAATCAGATAGAGGAAGAAAGAGGCTTTGGCGACGAACCGCGGATCAACTCGAAGATCGACATAATCGCCGGGCGCACATCGCATCCCCTGAGGCAGAGGCAAGCGCAGGGTCCGCACCTGCTGTTCACCGGCTAGGAGGCATTGGCTGTGACACCCGGCGCAGGCGGAATGCACCGGGATAGCCAGAACAGCGAAACCGCCTTCAACATCGGTGACGCACACATGATCCTTGGTCAGGGAATCAGACGATTGAGAACAATCCGGACCATCCAGCGCTGATCCGTTGACAGACCTATCCATGGCCGATACATCATTGAGTAAGACGGCAAATTATTAGTGTTTAATTTGGTGAAATAAATGCAGCATTACAAGAAAAAAATTCTTCCCACACCCACCGTCTCTGTCTTCGCAACAACAGCGCGGCTGATGAATGAACACCGTTCACCCTTCGGTTTGATCCGGCAACGACCGCAGACCATGCCGTTGAGCATCAGCGATCATGATGCGATGCAGCTCCTGGGCCGCCGGTTCCGCCAGCGCCTGCGGTGCAGGGGCGGAGAGCAGCTCCCGCAGTCGTTGATGGCTGCGTTCGCCGATGGTATAATCGGCCTTGCGCCGGCGCACTTCATAGGGATCACGATCAATGACCGGGCCGGGTACAGCGATCTCTCTGCGCAAAAAATTAAGGGTGTGCTCGGAGGTGAAAAACAGATCGCCGGCCTCCAGGTCTCCGTATAAATCCACAGCAAGCTGATCGCCGCGCGGCTCGATGCCCCGCACCAGCCGATGGATCATTCCGCAGATCTCGTGATCGATGATCAATTTTTCCAGCGACAGACAATTCTCGAAATCCATCATGCCAGGACCAGAGACCACATTGACCCCGGCCAGGCCGGCGAGCACAGCGCCCATCGCCGCCTCCAAACCGGACTGGGCATCCAGCACCTTGGCGTCAGTCAAGGACATGTAGGCATGGGTGGGAAGATTGAAATACTTGCCGATTTGCACATAGCCGCATTCGATCATCATGGTTTCAATAGCGCCCATGGGAGTGGTGCCGGTGCGCGGATCCAAGGCCACCGGCGAGCCGCCGTAGATCACCGGCGCACCAGCTGCGGCCAGCTGGCTGAGGACGATCCCGCTCAACGTCTCCGCCGTATGTTGAACCAGACTGCCGGCTAAAGTGGCCGGCGCTGTCGCGGCGGTGAGCGGCATGGACACCAGCTCAACCGGAATGCCGGCCCGGCTGCAATCGATCAACGCCTGACTGGTTACTCTGCTCCATTTTAACGGCGGAGACGGGCAACAGTCAAAGATGGCCAGGGGTTTAAGACGTAACTCCTTTTGTCCTCCTCGCACTGCGGCGAGCAGATCATGCATCACCCTGAAACCCGGCAGGGTGAAGGTGCCGGTGATGACCGGTTTGGACGAGTACATCAAGGCCAGATACAGACGATAACGATCCACCAATTCCTGCGGGACATCGCTGGCCACCAGTCCGGTGCTCTGCGCCGCCAGATGCGGCAGACGATCGGTCAACCGCGCCAGCCGGATGAGATCCGCGGTCTGCGGCCTTCTCTCTTGTTGCGACGGCCAGTCCAGAATGCGC
Encoded here:
- the rsxC gene encoding electron transport complex subunit RsxC — protein: MMPALKKVTFSKGGIHPPERKDLVDSSRYSIFPNPQELLIPLNQHLGAPSKVIVEARAEVQALQKIAEPAGFVSVSVHTPLAGKIKSISHRDLLGSLGDAVQITVTPDQPPLLDFCAESPAPDLAHLTSEDILACVKEAGLVGMGGAAFPTHVKLSPPKETSVETVILNGAECEPYLTADDCLMQNFPHKVVYGLLLMLKAVSAKKGIIALEDNKSAAAKKLAAVVADFPNLSVVLAKTKYPQGAEKQLVHAVLNRIIPLGKLPAHVGVLVQNVATAAALYEAVQFKLPLVRRIVTVSGGAVAKPQNVLAPVGVSGKELLEFCGGAKEEIAAIVYGGPMMGKSTHRIGTPVTKGTSGILYLTAAEVHTYVERECLRCGNCHRVCPMGLVPNEVMNYMKYGQYDKVEDALACIECGTCVYACPAHKRLTQWCRLAKYEWRRREAKKQGKE
- a CDS encoding SoxR reducing system RseC family protein is translated as MDRSVNGSALDGPDCSQSSDSLTKDHVCVTDVEGGFAVLAIPVHSACAGCHSQCLLAGEQQVRTLRLPLPQGMRCAPGDYVDLRVDPRFVAKASFFLYLIPAVILFLFALLGRVLAAFWGLQDPDLGSLLAIFFSIPLLIRCITFTRKKMGGVENIRIMSRSREE
- a CDS encoding RnfABCDGE type electron transport complex subunit B; the encoded protein is MNPVLISTAVMGGLGLFSAGVLYFAARVFYTQEDPRIDLVTTLLANSNCGACGYPGCRAYADALISGQAKSKCPVTSSENMAQISRLLGASLTDLESMVAVIHCNGDASAAKFVGTYYGINDCRAAQLIGGVEKMCPYGCIGLGTCISVCPSTAIVKKDRIVEVIRSRCIGCGKCVDVCPRKIISLVPASKDVVIACRSHDRAPLVKEYCQVGCIVCKKCIKTCPHGAISEDDNLVKIDYHLCTSCGECVAVCPQNTIRALIPDRDRSAFKMKTAQAVEVEK